The window GATGATCCGCGGGATGAACACGGCGGCCAGCACGATGAGCCCGATCACCACGACGCCCAGCACGACGAACACGATCCACAGCTTCGACTTCTGCGCCGGGGCCCCCGGGGAGGACGGTGAGGACTGCGGTGTCTGGCCGGCGTATCCCGGATAGCCGGCGGGTGCCTGCGGCTGCACGTGCTCGGTCCAGGCGGATCCGTCCCACCACCGCTGGGTGCCGCTGCCGTCGTCATACCAGCCCGGAGGGGTTGTGCTCATGGCGTTCCTTCGCGTCTAGGACGACCCAAGCCCGGCGACGGATGCCGCCGTGATTCAGCCTAGGGCCAGCCGTTCCGGCGCCACAGCTACCGCACGCCGCGCGGAGAACCAAGCGGGAGCGATGAGATTGTTCTCACCTTCGCGCACGCTTCGGCCGCATCCGGGTTAGCGTTGCAGTGCACTACCCCGGTTGCGCGGTGTTCGGGTCACCCCGACCGGGAAGACGGCCCGGGCGTTCACGCCCGGGCCGTGTCATTTACCGGACGATCAGAAGGTCGCGAGGTCCGGGTCGGCGCCCACACGCTGCCCGCGGTCGATCGCATCGATCGCGGCCATCTCGGACTCCGACAGCTCGAACCCGAACACGTCGAAGTTCTCCGCCATGCGCTCACGCGAGTTGGACTTGGGGAACACGATGATGTCCTGCTGCAGGTGCCAGCGGATGACGACCTGCGCGGGCGTGGCGCCGTGGGCGGCGGCGGCATCCGCAATCGCCTGCTCGCCGAACAGGTCGTACTTGCCCTGCCCGAGCGGGCCCCACGCCTCGGTGCGGATGCCGAGCGGCTCGGCGAAGGACCGCAGCTCGCGCTGCGCGAAGGCGGGGTGCAGCTCGATCTGGTTGACCGCGGGCACGGTTTCCGACTCGGCGAGGATGCGCTCGAGGTGCGAGCGGTGGAAGTTCGAGACGCCGATCGAGCGGGTCAGTCCCCGGTCGCGCAGCTGCTCTAGCGCCCGCCAGGTCTCGGCGTAGCGGTCCAAGTCAGGGCGCGGCCAGTGGATCAGATACAGGTCCACCTGGTCCAGGCCCAGCTTGTCCAGGCTCGTCGCCAGCGCGTCGAACGATGACTGGGTGCCCTGATCGGCATTCCATAGCTTGGTGGTGACGAACAGTTCGTCACGGGGGATGCCGGATGCCGAGATCGCACGGCCGACACCCTCCTCATTGCCGTAGACGGCTGCGGTGTCAATGTGGCGATAACCGACCTCGAGCGCGTCGGTGACGATGCGCTCGGTCTCGGCGGGGTCGACCTTGAAGACGCCGAAGCCGAGTTGCGGGATGGTGTGGCCGTCGTTGAGCGAAAGAGTGGGAACAGTCATAGCTCCCAGCCTGACACGACCGGGCTCACCGCGTCGCGTCCTGGTGCCAGGTCACACCCCGTGTTCCGGCGCTCCCGTCCACACGGCCTCCTCAGCGACGAGATCCTCGAAGATCGTGACCACCCCCGATCCGCTTTCGGATGCCACCAGGCGGTAGCCACGGGGAAGATCATCCACGAGCTGCCGTGCCCTCGGTCCTCCGACCAACAGATACACCATGCAGGCACCGTATGCCCGGTGGAGCAATATGCGGGAGAGGTTGCGCTGGGACGCTGAGGGCTCTAAGAGATAAGCTCGGTCGTGCTGCACGCCACCCGCTCGGGTGTGTGACTCACCCAGCCAGAAGGAAGTGTTGCACCGTGGGTACCTTGTACTACGGCGGCGAGTCGACGCCCGTCAACATCGAGGATCGCGCACTTGCGCACCTGAAAGTCGTGATC is drawn from Microbacterium sp. zg-B96 and contains these coding sequences:
- a CDS encoding aldo/keto reductase; this translates as MTVPTLSLNDGHTIPQLGFGVFKVDPAETERIVTDALEVGYRHIDTAAVYGNEEGVGRAISASGIPRDELFVTTKLWNADQGTQSSFDALATSLDKLGLDQVDLYLIHWPRPDLDRYAETWRALEQLRDRGLTRSIGVSNFHRSHLERILAESETVPAVNQIELHPAFAQRELRSFAEPLGIRTEAWGPLGQGKYDLFGEQAIADAAAAHGATPAQVVIRWHLQQDIIVFPKSNSRERMAENFDVFGFELSESEMAAIDAIDRGQRVGADPDLATF